The stretch of DNA GATGTCGATCGAGTCAGTCCCCCGGCCGGAGGACGCGACCACGACGAGACGAGACGCCTGGGCCAGCACGAGGTCATTGACCGGAAACGGGTATCGGACGATTGCACCCTGAGCGTTCATGAACGCCTCGGCGATCTCGGACGAACTCGGGTTGTCGAGCACTACGACGTCGACGTGTTCGCGCAGCAGGTCAAGCGCCGTGGAATGGTAGATCTCGCCGATCAGGGCGACAGTCTTGCGTCGGGTATCGATGTCTTTCCTGCGCTGCGTGGATGGGTCCATGGTGAATGCTCTTTGGTTGTGCCGATATCGGGCGGTCTCGATTTCGTGATGCAGGGGCTGTACATCCGCTGCCATCCGTACCTATACTATCTCAACTGCTACATAGCAGTGAAGCGCTTCGAAGTGAACACATGGAAGGAGACATCAATGGCCAGAGCCATCATCTTGAATCCCGACGACAACGTCGCGACGCTCGTGGACCCGGGCAGCGAAGGCGATGAGGTCGCACTGAGTGGGGAAGGCAAAGGAAGCGTCCGGCTTGTCGCACCAGTCGACTACGGACACAAGGTCGCCACGCGCGATATCGGCAAAGGCGATCCGATTCTCAAATACGGCATCGTCATCGGGCGCGCGACGCAGTCCATCCGGACGGGTCAGCACGTGCACCTGCACAACGTCGAGGCGCTGCGCGGCCGCGGCGACAAGGAGGCAGCATGAGTCGCAACACATTCTGGGGCTACGCACGGCCCGACGGCTCGGTGGGGATTCGCAACCTGATCGCGGTGATCTCGGTCATGGACAACTGCAATCCGGTGACACGTGCCGTTGCGCAGGCAGTGCAGGGCACCGTCTACCTTCCGGGTTCCTTTATCCGCGGGCAGCTCGGCAAGGATCGCGAGATCACGCTGCACGTCACGGCCGGACTTTGCCGCAATCCGAACATCGCAGGCGTCGTCGTGATCGGCCTCGAGCCGCGCACCACGACAGAACTGGTAGAGCTCCTCAAGCCCTCGGGCAAACCGGTCGTCTCGGTCGACATGCAACTCGCCGGCGGGACGATCCATTCGATCGCCGCGGGCACGCAGGCGGCGCTGCATCTGGCGCGCGAGGCATCGAAGCAGCGGCGCCAGGAGTTTCCGCTGTCGCGTCTTCACATCGGACTCGAATGCGGCGGCTCGGACACGACCTCGGGCCTGGCGTCGAATCCCGCGATCGGCGTGGTGGCCGACGCGATCATCATGGCAGGCGGCACCGCGACGATCACGGAAACGTCCGAGTTCTTCGGTGCCGAGGCCTTGTTTGCCGAACGCGCCGCGACGCCCGAGGTCAGGCAGAAGATCCTCGACACCATCCAAGGCCACGAGAAGGACATCATGGCGCTGGGCATCGACCTGCGCGGATCGAACCCGTCGCCCGACAACATACGTGGCGGCCTGACCACGATCGAAGAGAAGGCGCTCGGCGCCATCGCGAAATCGGGCAAATCCCAGGTCATCGACGTGCTGAACTACGGCCAGACGCCGACGCAGACCGGCCTGCATTTCATGGCCGGTCCGGCGCCGGCGGTCGAATCGATCACTGGGCTCGCATCGGGAGGATGCCAGTTGTGCCTGTTCTCGACCGGCGTCGGCAATCCGATCGGTCACCAGGTGACGACCGTCATCAAGGTCAGCGGCAATCGCAATACGCTCGCAGCCATGCCGGACAACATCGACTTCGATGTATCAGGCGTGCTGGAGCGCAACGAATCGATCAAGGACATCGGCACCCGCTTGCTCGACTACGCGATCTCGGTCGCGAATGGCGAGATGACGACTTCGGAACTGCTCGATACGCGTGAGTCAGCCATCAGTCGCTTCGGCATATCGATGTAGCCGGACTTTTTGCAATCCACACCAGGAAGTCGGTTCATGATCAATCGTCGCCACTCCATCGCCGCGCTCGGCGCGTTCTCCACGATCCTTACTCGCGCGGCGTTCGCGCAGGACGTCTTTCCTTCGCGGCCCGTCAGGCTCGTCGTGCCCTATCCGCCGGGCCAGGGGGCCGACATCTTCGGGCGCATCGTCGCCGAGAGCCTCTCGCGGAATTGGACCCACGGCGTGGTCGTCGACAACAAGGGCGGCGGCGGCGGTGTGCCGGGTGTGATGTCGGTCAAGCTTGCCCCGCCCGACGGCTACACGCTGCTGGTCGGCGGCAGCCAGGCCATGACCGTGAATCCGAACATCTATTCCAAGATGCCCTATGAGCCCTTGAAGGATTTCTCGGCGATCACAGGTCTTTACGTGGCACCGCTGATTCTGGTGGCCAATCCGGACAGCGGCATCTCGAGCCTGGGTGAGCTGGTCGCAGCCGCCAGGAAGTCGCCCGGCCAATTGAGCTACGCGTCCGCGGGCACCGGCACTTCGCAGCACATGACGGCCGAGCTCTTCTGCCATGTCGCCAACATCAACATGGTGCACGTGCCCTATCGCGGAAGCGGACCGGCGATGACGGATCTGCTCGGTGGCCAGATCAAGATCATGCTCGACGGCCTGGCTTCGTCGCTGCCACACGTCATCTCGGGCAAGATTCGTCCGCTGGCCGTCACGACACCCCAGCGCGTGCCGCAGTTGCCCGACGTGCCGACCATCGCCGAACTGGGCTATCCGGGTTTCTCGGGTATCGGCTGGGCAGGCCTCTTCATGCCGGCCGGTGCGCCGGCAAGTCTGGTCGAAAAGATCAGCGCCGATGTGCAGGCCGTGCTCAAGGCGCCCGAGATGCAGAAGCGCATCGTCGATCGCGGCGCCATCGCCGACCCGAGTTCACCGCGCGCAACCACCGATTTCGTGCGCAATGACACGGCCAAGTGGGCCGAGGTGGCGCGCGTCGCCAACATCCGGATGGATTGAGTCGGCGCGAGGGCTTTGCCGACCGATCTCGATATCAGAGGACTCGATGAACCCTGGATGCTTTAGCGAAGGCTATTTCGCCATGGCCGCGCTCGAGGAATTCGTCGCCTCGATCCTGCAGCGCAAGGACATGCCTTCCGACGATGCGCGCTGCGTCGCCGCTTCGCTGGTTCGAAGCGAAGCGCGTGGATGGAAGACGCACGGGCTCTCGCGCGTCAAGTCGTACGTCGACATGCTCGACGAAGGACTTTTCAACCCCGTGCCTGCCATGCATCACACGGTGCTGCGCGGCGGTGTGGTCTTCGATGCCGACGGCGCCATGGGCGCGGTAGCGGCGCGAGATATCCTGGGTGCGGCCCGCCATGCGCTGCGCGACAGCGCGAGCGTGCTGGTCGTTGCGCGCGACGTCGGCCACCTCGGCGCGCTCGGCGTCCACGTCCTTGCGGCGGCGGAGTCAGGCCTGTTCTGCATGGCCGGGCAACAGACGCCGAGGCTGCTTGCGCTCGAGGGTTTCGAGCGCCGCGCCATCGGCAACAACCCGCTGGCATTCGGTTGCCCGCTGCCCGACGCACCGCCGCTCGTTTTCGATATGGCATGCAGCAAGGCCGCGCGGGGACACATCCTGCTCGCTGCACGCGAAGGCCGGTCGATCCCACCGGGATGGGCTGTCGATGACGAGGGCGCTCCCACCACCGACGCGAGCCGGGCGCTGCACGGCGCCTTGCTGCCGGTCGGCGACGCGAAAGGCCTGGGCCTCGCAATGATGGTCCAGGTGCTCGCTGCATCGCTGTCGGCCACCGAAGCGTCGAACGCACGCGCCGCGCCGTCGTTGCGCGAGGGCGGCGGCACCAGCCGGGTCGGCGCGTTCTTCTGGTTCGTCGACCCGGATGCCTTCGGGAGCCGTGCTGCATTCGACGAGAGCATGTCGGACTGGACCGGCTACTTCATCGGGTCGAGTACGCGCGGCGCCGCGCGGCTGCCTGGGCAGCGCGGCGCCACGCTCGAAGAACAAGCGCGCAAACACGGCATCGCGCTGTCGGCACCCGTGCAGGACGACCTGACGGCGCTGGCGCAACGATTCGAGCTTCCTTTCGCGGCGCCGCGAAGGGCGTAAGACACCGGCCATCAAGACCCGTCGACCGGCCGCACCATCACGCCACGCGCTCGGACGAATCAGGGACGCACGCCGCCCCTCAGCTTGGGTCCGAGGCTCGTCTTCAGCCGCAACTGCGCGGCATCGATGAACCGGCACAGGTAGCCGCGGGTGTCCCGCGGATCGATGACGTCCTCCACACCGAAAGCCTCGGCGGTGCGCATCGGCGAGGACAGCGCGCGCAATTCGTTCTCGAGTTCGCGCTCCCTCATCTTCGGGTCGGCCGCCTCGGCGATCTCACGCCGGAATGCCGCCGCCACGCCGCCTTCGATCGGCAAGGAGCCCCACTCCGCGGATGGCCACGCGAGCTTGAGCCCGATGCCGTTCTTGTCGGTGGTGGCCATGCCCGCCATGCCATAGCACTTGCGGATGACGACGGTCACCATCGGCACGGTCGCCTGCAGGCTGACATAGACGCTGCGCATGCCTTCCCTCAGCGTGCCGGCCATCTCCGCGTCCTTGCCGACCATGAAGCCGGGGACATCGACGAGGAAGATGAGCGGAATGTGGAAGGTGTCGCAAAGCTCGATGAAATGGGTCTGCTTGCGTGCAGCTTTCATGTCCATGGCGCCGCCATAGACCATCGGATTGTTCGCGACGATGCCGACCACCTTGCCGTTGAGGCGCGCGAGCGAGGTGATGACCGCCTTGCCGAACGACGGCTGGATCTCGAACACGGAACCCGTGTCGACGATCAGTCCGATCAGCTTGCGCATGTTGTAGGGCTTGCGCCGATCCCTCGGCACGATGGACGCGAGCTCTTCCTCTCGCCGGCCGATCGGATCCGTGCCGGCGAGCATCGGCGGCAACTCCCAGACGTTGGACGGCATGTAGGAGAGATAGCGCCGGATCATCTCGAAGCACTGCGCTTCGTCGATGGCGACGTTGTCGACCAGTCCGGCCTGGTCGACGGCCGTCTTGGGCCCGCCCAGTTCTTCCTTGGTGATCTTCTGGCCAAGCGACCGCTCGACGACCGGCGGGCCGGCCGCAAAGATGTGGCTCGTGTTCTGCACCATGACCGACCAGTGCGACAGGATCGCGCGGCCGGCAGGGCCGCCTGCTGCGGTACCCAGAACGGCACTGACGACCGGCACGGTCCCCATCAATGCGACGGAGGTTTCGAACCCGTACACG from Variovorax sp. PBL-E5 encodes:
- a CDS encoding UxaA family hydrolase, with the protein product MARAIILNPDDNVATLVDPGSEGDEVALSGEGKGSVRLVAPVDYGHKVATRDIGKGDPILKYGIVIGRATQSIRTGQHVHLHNVEALRGRGDKEAA
- a CDS encoding UxaA family hydrolase — protein: MSRNTFWGYARPDGSVGIRNLIAVISVMDNCNPVTRAVAQAVQGTVYLPGSFIRGQLGKDREITLHVTAGLCRNPNIAGVVVIGLEPRTTTELVELLKPSGKPVVSVDMQLAGGTIHSIAAGTQAALHLAREASKQRRQEFPLSRLHIGLECGGSDTTSGLASNPAIGVVADAIIMAGGTATITETSEFFGAEALFAERAATPEVRQKILDTIQGHEKDIMALGIDLRGSNPSPDNIRGGLTTIEEKALGAIAKSGKSQVIDVLNYGQTPTQTGLHFMAGPAPAVESITGLASGGCQLCLFSTGVGNPIGHQVTTVIKVSGNRNTLAAMPDNIDFDVSGVLERNESIKDIGTRLLDYAISVANGEMTTSELLDTRESAISRFGISM
- a CDS encoding Bug family tripartite tricarboxylate transporter substrate binding protein, producing MINRRHSIAALGAFSTILTRAAFAQDVFPSRPVRLVVPYPPGQGADIFGRIVAESLSRNWTHGVVVDNKGGGGGVPGVMSVKLAPPDGYTLLVGGSQAMTVNPNIYSKMPYEPLKDFSAITGLYVAPLILVANPDSGISSLGELVAAARKSPGQLSYASAGTGTSQHMTAELFCHVANINMVHVPYRGSGPAMTDLLGGQIKIMLDGLASSLPHVISGKIRPLAVTTPQRVPQLPDVPTIAELGYPGFSGIGWAGLFMPAGAPASLVEKISADVQAVLKAPEMQKRIVDRGAIADPSSPRATTDFVRNDTAKWAEVARVANIRMD
- a CDS encoding Ldh family oxidoreductase, translating into MAALEEFVASILQRKDMPSDDARCVAASLVRSEARGWKTHGLSRVKSYVDMLDEGLFNPVPAMHHTVLRGGVVFDADGAMGAVAARDILGAARHALRDSASVLVVARDVGHLGALGVHVLAAAESGLFCMAGQQTPRLLALEGFERRAIGNNPLAFGCPLPDAPPLVFDMACSKAARGHILLAAREGRSIPPGWAVDDEGAPTTDASRALHGALLPVGDAKGLGLAMMVQVLAASLSATEASNARAAPSLREGGGTSRVGAFFWFVDPDAFGSRAAFDESMSDWTGYFIGSSTRGAARLPGQRGATLEEQARKHGIALSAPVQDDLTALAQRFELPFAAPRRA
- a CDS encoding acyl-CoA carboxylase subunit beta; this translates as MSHQNEITGTLDWSQELEELAQRAAYATQMGGAAAVERHHAAGRLTVRERIGNLTDADSFQEVGKLTGQGHYEQGVLTGVTPAPYVMGLAAIDGRSVAVGGEDFTIRGGSSWSGDRKKGGQGGFVEELALQYRIPLVNLIDGAGGSVTSQKKRGHTVFPGVYGFETSVALMGTVPVVSAVLGTAAGGPAGRAILSHWSVMVQNTSHIFAAGPPVVERSLGQKITKEELGGPKTAVDQAGLVDNVAIDEAQCFEMIRRYLSYMPSNVWELPPMLAGTDPIGRREEELASIVPRDRRKPYNMRKLIGLIVDTGSVFEIQPSFGKAVITSLARLNGKVVGIVANNPMVYGGAMDMKAARKQTHFIELCDTFHIPLIFLVDVPGFMVGKDAEMAGTLREGMRSVYVSLQATVPMVTVVIRKCYGMAGMATTDKNGIGLKLAWPSAEWGSLPIEGGVAAAFRREIAEAADPKMRERELENELRALSSPMRTAEAFGVEDVIDPRDTRGYLCRFIDAAQLRLKTSLGPKLRGGVRP